From a region of the Rhodococcus sp. 4CII genome:
- a CDS encoding MspA family porin, with protein sequence MIINRKNGVRLAAVGAAAAATMGFFSVGAANADTFVPLPGGSITQTLADGTVVTVNLTDESANISPSMGSTPLHRNVWVSGKAAVALQGDGVQSAYIYPGYVLACQVDFGAEAGAEGGAGMSWADIATGSVGNPLAGGTSGGITLGPGQAIPVDILDQEYADPYGGEAHWGGNYVEGPTGSVSWSDSTLGVSGCAGYAQARAFVNVEVETENVTSTVTLWGQPFSIG encoded by the coding sequence ATGATCATCAACCGTAAGAACGGTGTGCGTCTGGCCGCGGTCGGGGCCGCTGCTGCCGCGACCATGGGCTTCTTTTCCGTCGGTGCGGCGAACGCCGACACGTTCGTGCCGCTGCCCGGTGGCAGCATCACGCAGACCCTCGCGGACGGCACCGTGGTGACGGTGAACCTGACGGACGAGAGTGCGAACATTTCGCCGTCGATGGGGTCGACGCCGTTGCACCGCAACGTGTGGGTCTCCGGCAAGGCCGCCGTCGCGCTGCAGGGTGACGGTGTGCAGAGTGCGTACATCTATCCCGGCTACGTGCTGGCGTGCCAGGTCGACTTCGGTGCCGAGGCGGGCGCCGAGGGTGGGGCGGGGATGTCGTGGGCGGACATCGCGACCGGGTCGGTCGGGAATCCACTTGCCGGGGGGACAAGTGGCGGAATCACTCTCGGCCCCGGCCAGGCGATTCCGGTCGACATCCTGGACCAGGAATACGCCGACCCCTACGGCGGGGAGGCGCATTGGGGTGGCAACTACGTCGAGGGACCCACCGGTTCGGTCTCGTGGAGCGACTCCACCCTCGGGGTGAGCGGGTGCGCCGGCTACGCCCAGGCCCGGGCCTTCGTCAACGTCGAGGTCGAGACCGAGAACGTCACGAGCACCGTCACGCTGTGGGGCCAGCCCTTCAGCATCGGCTAG
- a CDS encoding aspartate aminotransferase family protein, producing MQPHPLFVAEARGAHVWDLDGDRYVDCVMAWGAMVLGHSDERVVSAVRGVLDRMQVVGTGHVLEYAAAEAVLDAVPHGERLLWSNTGTEAVQVSLRLARAATGRRRIVKFAKSYHGWQDSVYAGMSSDEYGRPTLTATKGQSPSVLDDLIVSEFNDIEMITGILEDARELEIAAVLLDPIMSNAGVTEPLPEFLQAVRALCDKAGVVLIFDEVIAGFRIARGGATERFGVRPDLSVLGKAIAGGFTQSAVVGRADLIDQVTDGVVHAGTFNGNPVALAAVEATMGVLADPAVYATLESNAARFHDRFDTVLADAGVPAHLNRVGSLLQFVPEDAATGLHGTGGIWGKVLGGMLAEGVMFMPSGKIFLSTAHTAEDIDFIAEALSRVVV from the coding sequence ATGCAGCCGCATCCGTTGTTCGTCGCGGAAGCTCGCGGCGCCCACGTCTGGGACCTCGACGGTGATCGCTATGTCGACTGTGTAATGGCATGGGGTGCAATGGTACTCGGTCACAGCGACGAACGGGTGGTGTCGGCGGTCCGGGGAGTCCTGGACCGCATGCAGGTGGTCGGCACCGGTCACGTCCTGGAGTATGCGGCGGCGGAAGCGGTGCTGGACGCGGTTCCGCACGGTGAGCGCCTGCTGTGGAGCAACACCGGCACCGAGGCCGTGCAGGTGTCGCTGCGGCTGGCCCGGGCCGCGACCGGACGTCGACGCATCGTCAAGTTCGCCAAGAGTTACCACGGCTGGCAGGATTCGGTCTATGCGGGCATGTCGTCGGACGAGTACGGCAGGCCGACGCTGACCGCAACCAAAGGTCAGAGCCCGAGCGTCCTCGATGACCTGATCGTCTCGGAGTTCAACGACATCGAGATGATCACCGGCATTCTCGAGGACGCGCGCGAGCTCGAGATCGCCGCGGTCCTGCTCGACCCGATCATGAGCAACGCCGGGGTGACCGAACCGCTCCCGGAGTTCTTGCAGGCGGTGCGGGCGCTGTGCGATAAGGCCGGCGTGGTGCTCATCTTCGACGAGGTCATTGCTGGCTTCCGGATCGCGCGCGGTGGCGCCACCGAGCGCTTCGGGGTACGCCCGGATCTATCGGTGCTCGGCAAGGCGATTGCCGGCGGGTTCACCCAGAGCGCGGTCGTCGGCCGCGCGGACTTGATAGATCAGGTCACCGACGGCGTGGTGCACGCCGGAACGTTCAACGGAAACCCGGTCGCGTTGGCCGCGGTCGAGGCGACGATGGGTGTGCTCGCGGACCCGGCGGTGTATGCGACGCTGGAGAGCAACGCGGCGCGGTTCCACGACCGGTTCGATACGGTACTGGCCGACGCCGGAGTCCCGGCCCATCTGAACCGGGTCGGATCGTTGCTGCAATTCGTGCCGGAGGACGCGGCCACCGGGCTCCACGGAACCGGCGGCATCTGGGGGAAGGTCCTGGGCGGGATGCTCGCCGAAGGCGTGATGTTCATGCCCTCGGGAAAAATCTTCCTGAGTACTGCGCACACCGCGGAAGACATCGACTTCATTGCCGAGGCGCTGAGCCGCGTCGTCGTCTGA
- a CDS encoding gamma-glutamyl-gamma-aminobutyrate hydrolase family protein, whose translation MRPLIGITGRCYRLEMVAGTSPRFTDRLTNSFFTDFDRCVAEAGGIPVNLPFVSSSTGVADRLDGLIVTGGQDVHPSRWGGMQPVDPDADPRRNIDVIDFERDQYEADLIADALSLGIPIIGVCRGHQLLNAVLGGTLIEDIEETSIVHSSPKAAPYAGDDKHVVEFSSGSVGRQIYGAHRTSNSWHHQAVDLPGVGLTVTGRATDGIAEMIELSGRPVVGVQWHPEWQTERDPIFDWLIERCTWTMDERQKGQQDRKVG comes from the coding sequence ATGAGACCACTCATCGGTATCACGGGCCGTTGCTATCGGCTGGAAATGGTGGCCGGTACATCGCCCCGCTTCACCGATCGGTTGACGAACTCCTTCTTCACCGACTTCGACCGGTGCGTGGCCGAAGCCGGAGGCATTCCGGTCAACCTTCCGTTCGTGTCGAGTTCGACCGGTGTGGCCGACAGGCTGGACGGGTTGATCGTGACGGGCGGACAGGACGTGCACCCGTCGCGCTGGGGTGGCATGCAGCCGGTCGACCCGGATGCCGATCCGCGCCGGAACATCGACGTCATCGACTTCGAGCGGGACCAGTACGAGGCCGATCTGATTGCCGATGCGCTGTCTCTGGGCATCCCCATTATCGGCGTGTGCCGCGGGCATCAGCTGCTGAACGCCGTCCTCGGCGGAACGCTGATCGAGGACATCGAGGAAACGTCAATCGTGCATTCTTCACCGAAGGCTGCCCCCTACGCCGGTGACGACAAGCATGTCGTCGAATTTTCCTCTGGCAGTGTCGGACGCCAGATCTACGGTGCCCATCGAACATCGAACTCATGGCACCATCAGGCGGTCGACCTGCCCGGTGTCGGACTCACGGTCACCGGCCGAGCCACCGATGGAATTGCAGAGATGATCGAGCTGAGTGGCCGACCGGTTGTCGGCGTCCAGTGGCACCCCGAATGGCAAACCGAGCGTGACCCGATCTTCGATTGGCTCATCGAACGGTGCACGTGGACCATGGACGAGCGCCAAAAGGGCCAACAGGACAGGAAGGTCGGTTAA
- a CDS encoding alpha/beta hydrolase: protein MTYSQWQDVLDSDALAVAKQLEELLPGPLHTLGLDGVRQFAAPTPPPRTTQVLSVEDRTISGVADGGNVSVPVRIYQPDRTTRAGALLYIHGGGFTVGSLDGVDELCRIIADEACCVVVSVDYRLAPEHPFPAAITDVRAAYDWLRANAAELGVAPSQLAVGGDSAGGGLAASLCLDLRRRGIAQPVMQLLVYPAVDDQFTRPSWTDFKDAPLLDAETAQWFWRQYVGDSPADLDELAVPMKAGSLAGLARAHIATAEVDPLRDDGEAYAAGLHEAGVAVRRQRYTGMFHGFFPEVQTYAKSRRAVLDACESLQLAFRLGPATTFGQTPSRPHTDAMSGVVEFGGHTA from the coding sequence ATGACCTACTCGCAATGGCAGGACGTCCTGGACTCGGATGCGCTGGCAGTGGCCAAGCAGCTCGAGGAACTGCTGCCGGGACCCCTTCATACGCTGGGGCTCGACGGTGTTCGGCAGTTCGCTGCGCCAACTCCCCCGCCCCGCACGACACAGGTGTTATCGGTCGAGGACCGCACCATCTCCGGAGTCGCCGACGGCGGGAACGTCTCGGTGCCGGTCCGTATCTACCAGCCCGACCGCACAACCCGGGCCGGCGCGCTGCTCTACATCCACGGCGGCGGCTTCACCGTCGGTTCGCTCGACGGCGTCGACGAGCTGTGCCGGATCATCGCCGACGAGGCCTGCTGCGTCGTCGTATCGGTGGATTACCGCCTTGCGCCCGAGCACCCCTTCCCGGCGGCGATCACCGACGTCCGCGCGGCCTATGACTGGCTCCGGGCCAACGCCGCCGAACTGGGCGTCGCCCCGTCCCAGCTCGCGGTCGGCGGCGATTCGGCCGGCGGTGGACTGGCCGCCTCGCTGTGCCTCGACCTCCGCCGTCGCGGAATCGCTCAGCCCGTGATGCAACTGCTCGTCTATCCGGCGGTGGACGATCAGTTCACAAGGCCGTCGTGGACCGACTTCAAGGACGCCCCACTACTCGACGCCGAAACCGCGCAGTGGTTCTGGAGGCAGTACGTCGGTGATTCTCCCGCCGATCTCGACGAGCTCGCGGTTCCGATGAAGGCCGGTTCGCTGGCCGGACTGGCCCGGGCTCACATCGCCACCGCCGAGGTCGATCCGCTTCGCGACGACGGCGAGGCATATGCCGCCGGTCTCCACGAGGCAGGCGTGGCGGTGCGTCGCCAGCGATACACCGGCATGTTCCACGGGTTCTTCCCGGAGGTGCAGACCTACGCCAAGAGTCGCCGCGCCGTGCTGGACGCATGCGAAAGCCTGCAACTGGCGTTCCGATTGGGTCCCGCAACCACGTTTGGACAGACGCCGAGTCGCCCTCATACGGACGCAATGTCAGGAGTCGTCGAATTCGGTGGACACACAGCGTGA
- a CDS encoding MspA family porin → MMKNSASGLRRGVRIAGLGAAAAALLGVMSTGAASADTFIPLPDGSKTGPNVTLTRTAESALSSPSLAANGVGRVAWVSGTVVADVKGIKDVTDVPDANNTTNNAGTYNGTNASTTHGVSRVSTGYIVGCQVDITGLSANPSFSLGLDSLSASAGLTVPLASGEVKYVPLGGKDIKKDGVYALQYQDSELQVQKCGGFAQARSYSVVEIVGNDYSKTVLYGAPFSIG, encoded by the coding sequence ATGATGAAGAACTCTGCATCGGGACTGCGCCGGGGCGTCCGTATTGCAGGCCTGGGTGCTGCTGCGGCTGCCCTACTCGGTGTGATGTCTACTGGTGCGGCGAGCGCGGATACTTTCATCCCGCTGCCTGATGGTTCGAAGACCGGCCCGAATGTGACGTTGACGCGGACGGCGGAGAGTGCTCTGTCGTCGCCGTCGTTGGCTGCCAATGGCGTCGGTCGTGTGGCGTGGGTGTCGGGCACCGTCGTTGCCGATGTCAAGGGCATCAAGGACGTCACCGACGTTCCGGACGCGAACAACACGACGAACAATGCGGGTACCTACAACGGTACGAATGCGTCGACCACGCATGGTGTTTCGCGGGTGTCGACCGGGTACATCGTGGGTTGCCAGGTGGACATCACGGGTCTGTCGGCGAACCCGTCGTTCAGTCTGGGTTTGGATTCGTTGTCGGCGAGTGCGGGTCTGACGGTTCCGTTGGCTTCGGGTGAGGTCAAGTACGTGCCGCTCGGTGGTAAGGACATCAAGAAGGACGGCGTCTACGCGCTGCAGTACCAGGATTCGGAGCTGCAGGTGCAGAAGTGCGGCGGTTTCGCGCAGGCTCGTTCGTACTCGGTCGTGGAGATCGTGGGCAACGACTACTCGAAGACCGTTCTGTACGGTGCGCCGTTCAGCATCGGCTGA
- a CDS encoding aldehyde dehydrogenase family protein — protein sequence MAVETETPGRATPNEWLDVEMPAELPTAMWIDGEWAQASGGNTATHTSPRRGETTQVASAAEVDVERAIQGAKNAFRSRVWAGLEPRERGEALIRWADLLDQHRDELAFLVAYEMGKPVTIAWNVEMRTAINTVRWYGELADKLMDESPRGRNGAVALVTREPVGVVGIITPWNFPMTLAMFKIPAALVAGNSVVAKPASQTPFSLLRAAELAYEAGIPSGVLQVITGSGAKVGEQLGKHDDIATLAFTGSTDVGKQLLSYAGASNAKPVWLELGGKSPNIVFPDAPDLDRAASMAAWAVSFNSGQMCTAGSRLVVHEDIRDEVVAKVVDNLNAAVIGDPLDPATTLGPLAFAAHRDDVLAEIRKGIDSGAKLVLGSDTRRDDGLYVDPAVFVDVDPDSRLAQHEIFGPVLAVHSFRTEEEALAIANNTVFGLGSSVWTADLSRAHRMARGIDAGMVWINCYEEGDSSVPFGGRKLSGHGADRSNHGLDKYTHLKTTWIEL from the coding sequence GTGGCAGTCGAAACTGAGACCCCGGGACGGGCCACACCCAACGAGTGGCTGGACGTCGAAATGCCGGCCGAGTTGCCGACCGCGATGTGGATCGACGGCGAGTGGGCGCAGGCAAGCGGCGGCAATACCGCAACGCATACCAGTCCCCGCCGCGGCGAGACAACGCAGGTGGCGAGTGCTGCCGAAGTGGATGTCGAGCGCGCGATACAGGGCGCCAAGAACGCCTTTCGCAGCCGGGTGTGGGCAGGCTTGGAGCCGCGTGAGCGTGGTGAGGCGCTGATCCGGTGGGCCGACCTGCTCGACCAGCATCGTGATGAACTGGCATTCCTTGTCGCGTATGAAATGGGTAAACCCGTCACAATCGCGTGGAACGTCGAAATGCGTACCGCGATCAACACTGTGCGCTGGTACGGCGAGCTGGCCGACAAACTGATGGACGAGTCGCCGCGCGGGCGCAACGGCGCGGTCGCCCTGGTGACCCGTGAACCGGTCGGCGTCGTCGGCATCATCACGCCGTGGAACTTCCCGATGACACTGGCCATGTTCAAGATTCCGGCTGCCCTGGTCGCCGGCAACAGCGTCGTCGCCAAACCGGCCAGTCAGACGCCGTTCTCGTTGCTGCGGGCCGCGGAGCTTGCCTACGAGGCGGGCATTCCGTCGGGCGTGCTGCAGGTGATCACCGGCAGCGGCGCCAAGGTCGGCGAGCAGCTGGGCAAGCACGACGACATCGCGACCCTGGCCTTCACCGGATCTACCGACGTCGGAAAGCAGCTGCTGTCCTACGCGGGTGCGTCCAACGCCAAGCCGGTGTGGCTCGAGCTGGGCGGCAAGTCGCCGAACATCGTGTTCCCCGACGCGCCCGACCTGGACCGGGCAGCATCAATGGCTGCCTGGGCGGTGTCCTTCAACAGCGGTCAAATGTGCACTGCAGGGTCGCGATTGGTGGTCCACGAAGACATACGCGACGAAGTGGTGGCGAAGGTCGTCGACAACCTGAACGCGGCGGTGATCGGTGATCCTCTGGATCCGGCGACCACTCTCGGTCCGCTCGCCTTTGCCGCGCATCGCGACGACGTCCTGGCCGAGATCCGCAAGGGGATCGACTCGGGTGCCAAACTGGTTCTGGGCTCCGATACCAGGCGTGATGACGGCCTGTACGTCGACCCTGCTGTCTTCGTCGACGTCGATCCGGACAGCAGGCTCGCTCAGCACGAGATCTTCGGTCCGGTGCTGGCGGTGCACTCCTTCCGTACCGAGGAGGAGGCGCTCGCGATCGCGAACAATACGGTTTTCGGATTGGGTTCGTCGGTGTGGACCGCGGATCTGAGCCGGGCTCACCGGATGGCGCGCGGGATCGACGCCGGTATGGTCTGGATCAACTGCTACGAAGAGGGCGACTCCTCGGTCCCGTTCGGCGGACGCAAGCTGTCCGGGCACGGTGCGGACAGGAGCAATCACGGTCTGGATAAATACACGCACCTCAAGACGACCTGGATCGAGCTGTAA
- a CDS encoding phytanoyl-CoA dioxygenase family protein has translation MTVDQQALQRVPVTTSAEKILEIVRRDGGVIIGDFLTEDQIKRFNADIDDPMAKLRPGSTHDGLIAEFHGSNTKRLTNLVTHSETFRTEIIEHDLVHELSDQTFVEESGTYWMTTAQVIEIGPGNKAQMLHRDLGNWAPFIAMGPSGPEACINFLIALTDFTEENGATRVIPGSNHWDDFEDNGTPEGTIPAIMKAGDALFISGKTVHGGGANLTDNKYRRAVAFTFNAGFLTPEEAYPFIVDLEIAKSLSPRAQRLVGFRSQYPLTSPGLWQVDYNELAGVLGLDS, from the coding sequence ATGACTGTCGACCAGCAGGCACTGCAGCGAGTACCCGTGACCACGTCTGCGGAGAAGATTCTCGAGATCGTCCGCCGCGACGGCGGCGTGATCATCGGAGACTTCCTCACCGAGGACCAGATCAAGCGCTTCAACGCTGACATCGACGATCCGATGGCAAAGCTGCGCCCGGGCTCGACGCATGACGGCCTCATCGCCGAGTTCCACGGAAGCAACACCAAGCGCCTGACGAATCTGGTCACGCACAGCGAGACTTTCCGCACGGAGATCATCGAGCACGACCTGGTTCATGAACTGAGCGATCAGACCTTCGTCGAGGAATCCGGCACGTACTGGATGACCACGGCGCAGGTCATCGAGATCGGCCCAGGTAACAAGGCTCAGATGCTGCACCGTGACCTGGGCAACTGGGCGCCCTTCATCGCCATGGGCCCGTCCGGCCCCGAAGCGTGCATCAACTTTCTGATCGCGCTGACCGACTTCACCGAAGAGAATGGTGCGACTCGTGTCATCCCGGGCAGCAATCATTGGGACGACTTCGAGGACAACGGGACTCCGGAAGGGACGATCCCGGCGATCATGAAGGCCGGCGACGCGCTGTTCATCAGTGGTAAGACTGTCCACGGTGGCGGGGCCAATCTCACTGACAACAAGTACCGTCGGGCTGTTGCGTTCACGTTCAACGCCGGCTTCCTGACCCCCGAAGAGGCCTACCCGTTCATCGTCGATCTGGAGATAGCCAAGTCGCTGTCGCCGCGTGCGCAACGGCTGGTCGGATTCCGCTCGCAGTACCCGCTGACATCGCCTGGCCTGTGGCAGGTCGATTACAACGAATTGGCCGGAGTCCTCGGGCTCGACAGCTGA
- a CDS encoding NAD(P)-dependent oxidoreductase encodes MSDVSVLGLGLMGSSIAHTLIDKGYSVTVWNRTTEKAAPLTAAGGKAAFTAVEAVESSPITISVLVDSSALVECLGDDIDLTGRTIVNLATGTPADARELEQWVTKRNGLMLSGTISAYPKDIGTPVGGVNYAGPIELWNRNAEMLLALGGLSGHVGEVITDASTLDLSMLIFYMSSIAAFQEAVVFAEAFGVSPDRLVEFVRPGLPVLEREVDETVRRVESGDYTTDEATIGTFHHCMDLVWKASATIAARPIISSAARELFALGVSEGRANEIPSGAVPLLRQIRDRSQHS; translated from the coding sequence ATGTCCGATGTATCGGTTCTCGGTCTCGGTCTCATGGGGAGCTCAATCGCCCACACACTGATCGACAAGGGCTACTCGGTTACCGTGTGGAACCGAACCACGGAGAAGGCCGCCCCCCTGACGGCGGCAGGCGGCAAAGCGGCCTTCACCGCTGTCGAGGCCGTCGAGTCGAGCCCCATCACTATCTCCGTCCTCGTCGATTCCTCCGCTCTCGTCGAGTGTCTCGGTGACGACATCGATTTGACCGGTCGCACCATAGTGAATCTGGCGACAGGGACCCCGGCGGATGCACGTGAGCTCGAGCAGTGGGTCACCAAGCGGAACGGGCTGATGCTGTCAGGTACGATCTCGGCTTATCCAAAGGACATCGGCACTCCTGTGGGCGGGGTGAACTACGCAGGGCCCATTGAGCTTTGGAACCGGAATGCGGAGATGCTTCTCGCGCTCGGCGGCTTGAGCGGGCACGTCGGCGAGGTTATTACCGACGCGAGCACCCTCGACCTTTCGATGCTGATCTTCTACATGTCGAGCATCGCCGCGTTCCAGGAGGCGGTGGTCTTCGCGGAAGCGTTCGGTGTGAGTCCGGACCGGCTCGTCGAGTTCGTCAGGCCGGGACTGCCGGTCCTCGAACGTGAAGTCGACGAGACGGTGCGACGAGTCGAAAGTGGCGACTACACAACCGACGAGGCGACGATCGGAACCTTCCATCACTGCATGGACCTCGTCTGGAAGGCGTCCGCCACGATCGCGGCCCGTCCGATTATCTCCTCCGCCGCCCGTGAACTCTTCGCCCTCGGAGTATCGGAGGGCCGGGCGAACGAGATCCCGTCAGGTGCCGTCCCCCTATTGCGGCAGATCCGAGACCGCAGCCAACATAGCTGA